The following nucleotide sequence is from Azoarcus sp. CIB.
GAACTGGGACATCTCCAAGTCCCGCGATATGGATCGCCTGATGGACTCCGCTGCGCCGGAGGAGATCGCACGCACCGCCGCGGACAGGGGCTGCAGCAGCGTAGCGTTCACCTACAATGACCCGGTGATCTTCGCCGAATACGCGATCGACACGGCCAAGGCATGCCATGCGCTGGGCCTGAAGACCGTGGCGGTGACGGCCGGCTACATCACCGACATCGCGCGCCCCGAGTTCTACGCCCACATGGACGCCGCCAACGTCGACCTCAAGGCGTTCACGGACGAGTTCTACATCAAGGAATGCGGCGCGCACCTGCAGCCGGTGCTCGATACGCTCAAGTGGCTGGTGCACGAGAGCGACGTATGGGTCGAGATCACGACGCTGCTGATCCCGGGGCTCAACGACTCGGAGGACGAGGTCCGCGCGCTGTCGCAATGGGTCGCGAAGGAACTGGGCACCGAAGTTCCCCTGCACTTCACCGCCTTCCATCCCGACTTCAAGCTCACCGACCTTCCGCCGACGCCGCCGGCGACGCTGACACGCTCGCGCCGCATCGCGCTCGCGGAAGGGCTGAAGCATGTCTACACCGGCAACGTGCATGACCGCGAAGGCGGCATCACGCGTTGCACGCACTGCGGCACTGCGCTCATCGAACGCGACTGGTACGAAATCCTCGACTACGCGCTCGACGACACGGGCGCCTGCCGCAAGTGCGGCACGGCACTCGCCGGCCGCTTCGGCCATTTTTCCTCGCCCTTCGGTTCGCGCCGCATCCCGGTCGCCATCCATCGGCAGCCCGCCGTGCACGCGAAGCCCTGACCCGGAACCGCGCAATCGTGAAACTGCGAACGACAGACATCAGCATTCCCTTCGAGCACATCTGGCTCAGCGGCGAGCTCGTCCACGCGCCCGACGTGAGTGGCCTTGCCGTGGTGCTGCGGCCGGCCGGCAGCCCGTTCGCACAGTCGCGCGACCTGCGCGTGGCGCGCGAACTGCAGCGTGCCGGCTTCGCGACGCTGCTGATCAACCTGCTCACCGCCTATGAGGAAGCGCGCGACCCGGACGCCCGTTTCAACGTGCCGCAGATGGCGAACCGGGTCGTGGCCGTGCTCGACTGGGTCGGCCACCAGCCGCCGCTGGCCGGGCTCGGGGTGGGCCTGGTCTCCTCCGACACCTCAAGCGGCGCCGCGATCCGTGCCGGATGGAAGGCCGGCGACCGGCTCTCCGCAATCGTCTGCCGCGCCGGCCGGCCCGACCTCGCCGGCCTGACGCCGCTCAACACGCTTGCCGTTCCGCTGCGCATGGTAGTCGGCAGCGACGACCCGCAGGCCGGAATGATCCGCCAGGCCTGCGAACACCTGCGCTGCCCGCACGACTGGCACGTGCTCGCCGGCGCTTCGGACGAATTCCGCGAACCGGGCGTCATCGAACGCTTCGGCGAACTCGCGGCGGCCTGGCTGCGTGAGAAGCTGCCCGCGCCCGGCCCCGCCGAGCAACGCATCCACGACGGCACCGCCGCCGGACCGGCACCCGGAGGAACTGCGGACCAATCGCCGCCGGCGCATCCCCTATAATTCGTTCCTCGCCTGCCTCCTGCCCCTTTCCCCCACACGTCCGTTAGCGGCCCGGCCGCAACAGCCCGATGTCCCGACCGCTCGACACCCTGATTCCGCAACTCGCCTCCCTCGCCCTCCCGAAACCCGGAGCACGCCTCGACCTCCCCGCCCTCGCCGGCTCCGCCGATGCAGTCGCGGTCGCCCAGCTCGCGTCGCGCGGGCGCTGCCTCCTGCTGGTGACGGCCAACCCGCTCGACGCCCAGCGGCTGCAGGACGAAATCGCATGGATCGCGCCGGGTCTGCGCTCCCACCTGCTGCCGGACTGGGAAACGCTGCCGTACGAGAGCTTCTCTCCGCACCAGGACCTGATCTCCGAGCGCCTGTCGACCCTGTACGCGGTGAGCCGTGGCGAGGCCGACATCGTCCTCGTGCCGGCCTCGACGGCGCTGTATCGCATGGCACCGCCCGCCTTCCTCGCGGCCTACACCTTCTTCCTGAAGCAGGGCACGAAGCTCGACGTCGACCAGCTGCGCAACCAGATGGCGGTCGCCGGTTACACCCACGTCACGCAGGTCGTCAGCCCCGGGGAGTTCTCGGTGCGCGGCGGCCTCGTCGACCTCTATCCGATGGGCGCGGCCCTGCCCTTCCGCATCGACCTCTTCGACGACGAGGTCGAAAGCATCAAGACCTTCGATCCGGACACGCAGCGCACCGTCTATCCGGTGCCGGAAATCCGCATGCTGCCGGCGCGCGAGTTCCCGATGGACGAGAAGGGCCGCACGCACTTCCGCAGCCGCTTCCGCGAGACCTTCGAGGGCGATCCCTCGCGCGTGTCGCTGTACAAGGACGTATCGAACGGCATCGCCCCAGCGGGCATCGAGTACTTCCTGCCGCTGTTCTTCGACGACACCGCAACCCTGTTCGACTACCTGCCGGCCGACGCGGCGGTCGTGCTGCACCGTGACGTTCCGACCGCGATCGACGAGTTCTGGCGCGACACGCGCTCCCGTTACGACTTCCTCAAGGGCGACCGCACGCGCCCGGTACTGCCGCCGGAAGCGCTGTTTCTCGGTCAGGAATCCTTCTACGGCGCGCTGAAGGATCGCCCGCGCATCCACATCGCGGCACCGGATGCCGGCGCCGAAGCCGCCGCGGCGGCACAGCTCCCCGATCTGTCCGTGGAGCGCAAGGCGACCAATCCGCTGCATCGTTTCAAGGATTTCCTCGAAGGCGACTGGGCCAGGGCCGGTGGGCGGGTGCTGGTGCTCGCCGACGCGCCCGGCCGACGCGAGACGATGTCGGAATTCTTCGTCGAGTACGGACTGAAACCCGCCGCGAGTGCGGACTTCGCGGGCTTTCTCGCGTCCGCCGAGCCCCTCGCGCTGGGCGTCGGCCCGCTCGCGACCGGCTTCCTGCTGCCCGACGCGAAGATCGCGATTGTCACCGAATCCGAGCTGTACGCTGCGACGACGCGCACGCGCGCCCGCCGCGACACACGCAAGGCAGCGACGATGGAGGGCTGGCTGCGCGACCTCTCCGAGCTGAAACCGGGCGATCCGGTCGTGCACGAATCGCACGGCATCGGCCGCTACCTCGGCCTGATCCACATGGACCTCGGCGAGGGGCAGACCGAGTTCCTTGACCTGGAATACGCCAACGGCGACAAG
It contains:
- the amrS gene encoding AmmeMemoRadiSam system radical SAM enzyme — encoded protein: MNYPARYWHHLDDGRIQCDLCPRYCRLHADQRGACFVRMREGDTIVLTTYGRSSGFCIDPIEKKPLNHFYPGTSVFSFGTAGCNLACKFCQNWDISKSRDMDRLMDSAAPEEIARTAADRGCSSVAFTYNDPVIFAEYAIDTAKACHALGLKTVAVTAGYITDIARPEFYAHMDAANVDLKAFTDEFYIKECGAHLQPVLDTLKWLVHESDVWVEITTLLIPGLNDSEDEVRALSQWVAKELGTEVPLHFTAFHPDFKLTDLPPTPPATLTRSRRIALAEGLKHVYTGNVHDREGGITRCTHCGTALIERDWYEILDYALDDTGACRKCGTALAGRFGHFSSPFGSRRIPVAIHRQPAVHAKP
- a CDS encoding alpha/beta hydrolase, which gives rise to MKLRTTDISIPFEHIWLSGELVHAPDVSGLAVVLRPAGSPFAQSRDLRVARELQRAGFATLLINLLTAYEEARDPDARFNVPQMANRVVAVLDWVGHQPPLAGLGVGLVSSDTSSGAAIRAGWKAGDRLSAIVCRAGRPDLAGLTPLNTLAVPLRMVVGSDDPQAGMIRQACEHLRCPHDWHVLAGASDEFREPGVIERFGELAAAWLREKLPAPGPAEQRIHDGTAAGPAPGGTADQSPPAHPL